The following proteins are encoded in a genomic region of Chloracidobacterium sp.:
- a CDS encoding IS110 family transposase translates to MAVYIGVDFHPYEQTLAFVDEADGEIRYKRFLHSDKAGIKAFYRKCGKDAVIGTEATGSLWWFEKLLFDNGMTLKIGDPRMIRRAALSRHKNDHRDAETILDLLMRGTFPAITPRNEQSREMLDLLNYRHSLVSKRTSVVNQLQAFARSKGLPRFRLPAVKARKKIEEVETTQVERLLVSSRFVLCDELTRQIKAVEARLEEEANKEERAQLLMTHPGIGLINAMALIHTLGDVRRFRRKEEVVAFVGLDPLEKSSGETRRIGSISKRGSRLARYLLGQAAQASRDKKIRKFYSEVSRRRGRPKAKVAAARKLLINCYVMLRDNISYEEFTRRGEVGLYEGSGEVTGKPAQSLKV, encoded by the coding sequence ATGGCAGTATACATTGGGGTTGACTTTCATCCATATGAGCAGACGCTTGCTTTTGTGGATGAAGCGGATGGAGAGATCAGATATAAGCGGTTTCTTCATAGCGATAAGGCGGGGATAAAGGCGTTTTACCGCAAGTGCGGAAAGGACGCGGTTATTGGAACGGAGGCCACGGGATCGCTGTGGTGGTTTGAGAAGTTGCTCTTTGACAATGGAATGACGCTCAAGATCGGAGACCCTAGGATGATCCGTCGAGCAGCATTATCGAGACACAAGAACGACCACAGGGATGCGGAGACGATCCTGGATCTATTGATGCGCGGGACATTTCCGGCGATCACGCCGAGGAACGAGCAGAGCCGGGAGATGCTCGATCTGCTGAACTATCGTCACTCTTTGGTGAGCAAGCGGACATCGGTGGTTAACCAGCTGCAGGCGTTCGCACGATCGAAGGGCTTGCCACGGTTCCGTTTGCCGGCGGTAAAGGCGAGAAAGAAGATCGAGGAGGTTGAGACGACACAGGTCGAGCGGCTTCTGGTCAGCTCTCGATTTGTTCTTTGCGACGAGCTGACACGCCAGATCAAGGCCGTGGAGGCGAGGCTCGAGGAAGAGGCGAATAAGGAAGAGCGTGCTCAATTGCTAATGACGCATCCCGGCATCGGGCTGATCAACGCCATGGCACTTATTCACACGCTCGGCGATGTTCGACGCTTTCGCCGTAAGGAAGAGGTCGTGGCATTTGTAGGACTCGACCCGTTGGAGAAAAGCTCGGGCGAGACGAGGCGGATCGGTTCGATCAGCAAGCGAGGTTCGCGGCTCGCAAGGTACCTGCTCGGGCAGGCAGCCCAGGCAAGTCGCGATAAGAAGATACGGAAGTTCTATTCCGAGGTTAGCCGTCGTAGAGGCCGCCCGAAAGCAAAAGTTGCAGCGGCCCGTAAGCTTCTCATTAACTGTTATGTCATGCTTCGTGACAATATCAGCTACGAGGAGTTTACACGGCGGGGCGAAGTTGGTTTGTACGAGGGGTCAGGAGAGGTGACGGGGAAACCCGCTCAGTCTCTGAAGGTCTGA
- a CDS encoding transposase: protein MTLSFGRDSNIEQIARKARIEVEGGLYYVTTRGVDRRDIFHSPEDYRKFVALFAAQKAKLPFYLYAYCLRTDHIHLLIERLTDDIGRIMHRVLTSVWSVREDAARAGRKWKEPGKNPVAIAPGSDRGLAFAFAGTERMKRTQSLWLPVLTRVWLPGRWSQELRSKQFRALPLFAR from the coding sequence TTGACGTTGTCATTTGGTCGAGATAGTAACATCGAGCAAATTGCGAGGAAAGCGAGGATCGAGGTCGAGGGCGGGCTTTATTATGTGACGACGAGAGGGGTGGATCGGAGGGACATCTTTCATTCGCCGGAGGACTATCGGAAGTTCGTTGCGCTGTTCGCCGCACAGAAGGCAAAGCTGCCATTCTATCTTTACGCATACTGCCTGAGGACCGATCACATTCATCTGCTAATCGAGCGCCTCACGGACGATATCGGGCGGATCATGCATCGCGTGTTAACGAGCGTGTGGTCGGTGCGTGAAGATGCGGCGAGGGCGGGGCGGAAATGGAAAGAACCCGGAAAGAACCCGGTCGCTATCGCTCCCGGTTCTGACAGGGGTTTGGCGTTCGCGTTTGCCGGAACGGAGCGGATGAAAAGAACCCAGTCGCTATGGCTCCCGGTTCTGACAAGAGTTTGGCTCCCGGGAAGATGGAGTCAGGAACTGCGATCCAAGCAATTCCGAGCGTTACCGCTTTTTGCACGGTGA